Below is a window of Agrobacterium vitis DNA.
GCGGGGTCGAAGGCATGCTTGATGCGGGTCATCAGCACGGTTTCGATGTCCGGTCTTGTCTGCGCCAGTTCCTGGCGTTTCAGCTGGCCGACCCCGTGTTCGGCCGAAATCGAGCCGCCATGGGCGCGGACGATATCATGCACGACCTTATTGATTTCGCGCCAGCGACCGATGAACTGCGCCTTGTCGGCGCCGACGGGCTGGCTGATGTTGTAGTGGATATTGCCATCGCCCAGATGGCCGAACGCGCAGACCCGCGCGCCTGGCATGGCGGCGAGCACCGCCTCTTCCGCTTGCCGCATGAAGGCCGGAACCTGGGCAATTGGCACCGAAACATCGTGCTTGATCGAGCCACCTTCCGGCTTTTGCGCATCCGACATGCTTTCGCGCATGTGCCAGAGCGCCTTTTGCTGCGCCACCGAACCGGCGACCACGGCATCCTCGATCAGCCCGGCCTCCACGCCCTGTTCCAGCACGTCATGCATCATGGTTCTTGCCGTTTCAACGGCATCGGATGTGGCAATATCGACCAGCACATACCAGTCATGAACGGAGGCCAGCGGATCACGCACATTGGGAATATGGCGGCTGGTGAAATCGACGCCGATGCGTGGCATCAGCTCGAAGCCGGTCAGGGCCGGGCCGCAGAGCGCGCTGGCCTTTTCAAACAGCGCCAAGGCTTCCACCGGTGATTTCAGTCCGACAAAGGCGACTTCATGGCCAAGCGGCTGCGGATAAAGCTTCAGCACGGCGCCGGTAATGACCCCGAGCGTGCCTTCCGCGCCGATGAACAGGTCGCGCAGGTCGTAGCCGCTATTGTCCTTTTTCAACCGCCGCAAGCCGTTCCAGATCTCGCCGGTCGGCAGCACCACTTCGAGGCCCAGGCACAGTTGGCGCATATTGCCATAGACCAGCACGGCGGTGCCGCCGGCATTGGTGGCGAGATTGCCGCCGATCCGGCAGGAGCCTTCCGAACCGAGCGACAGCGGAAACAGCCGGTGGACATCAGCCGCCGCCTTCTGGATGTCGGCAAGAATGCAACCCGCATCGGCGACGATCACATTGCCAACCGGATCGACCTCGCGCACCTTGTTCATCCGCTCCAGTGATAGCAGGATATCGCTGGAGTTATCGCGCGGCACCTGTCCGCCGACCAGACCGGTGCCGCCGCTGACTGGCACGATCGGGCTTTTCGTCTCGCTGGCCAGCGCCAGGATTTTCGAGACCTCTTCCGTCGAACCGGGCTTCAGCACCAGCGGCGAGGCGCCGTGGTAAAGGCCACGGTTCTCGGTGAGATAGGGGGTGATATCAGCCTGATCGGTCAAGGCATTCGCTGCGCCGACAATGGCGATGAAACGGTCGAGCAGGGCGGCGGAAAGGGGCATGTCAGTCATGGCGTTTCGTCCTTGTTATTCTATCGCCGCACATCATCATCATGGTGCAGCGATCACCGTGGCGCAGCGGCCCGCTCCAGCCGGTCATTGATTGCATCTCCCAGCCCATGGGTGGGAATGGCGGTGAAGGCAATACGGGCAGCACCGCTGGCATCGGCCCGTTTCATGAAGCTGAACAGATTGGCGGCGGCTTCAGTGAGGTCACCGCTGGCACTCAAATTGAGCACGAGGGCAGCCTTTTCAAGCCCTTGCGGGGCAGCCGCGCCAAAAGTGATCACCGCCTCATCGGCAAAAACCGAGGTCGCATTCAGCCGCACGGCAGCCTCCGGTGCATAATGGGAGGCCAACATGCCCGGCGCCTCGATGATCGCGCCTGCCTTTTGCGGGCGGATCACCCGCAATCCTGTGGCGTCTTCCACCGCCTCCACCGAAAGCCCGCCGGGCCGCAGCAGCCGGATCTGGCCGTCTTCCACCTTCAGGATGGTGGATTCAACCCCGACACCCGCCGCTTCGGCATCGAGGATCAGCGGGATTTTTGCCCCCAGATCCTCTTCGACATGGGCAGCCGTGGTCGGGCTGATCTTGCCCGACGTATTGGCGCTTGGGGCGGCCAGTGGCTTGCCGAATGCGGCAATCAGCGTGGCGGCAAAGCCCAGGGGCATGCGCAGGCCAACCGTATCCAGCCCGGCAGTTGCCAGCGGATGAATGCCGGAGCCTGGCGCAAGCGGCACGATTAGCGTCAGCGGCCCCGGCCAGAAGCGTTCCGCCAATTGCCGCGACAAGGGATCGAAGAGGCCGTAGCGCTCGGCCATGGCGAGGTCGGCGACATGGCAGATCAGCGGGTTGAACTGCGGGCGGCCCTTGGTCTCGTAGATCCGGGTGATGGCCTGCGGATTGGTGGCATCCGCCGCCAGACCATAGACGGTCTCGGTCGGCATGGCGATGACCTCGCCTGCCTCAAGCAGAGGAACCGCGGCGCGGATGGCCGGTTCTGGTGATGTGATGACTGAGAGACGCTTTGCCATGCCTGCCTGATTGCCACTGTTTCCCAGGTGAAATAGCCTGACCCAGGCCCTAAGGGCAAATGACTTTTATGATGCCGCATCGGTTTCATCTAGGGCTTTTCACGGTCTCTTCACTAATCCGTAAAATTTTAAATACAGCTGTAACCGAAAGAAAGAAGTGTCGCGCTACTCTGCGTGCAATCAGTGATTCGATGTGGGGAAGACATCCGATGCAGCCTATGAAAAATCCGGCCTCCAGCATTGCACTGCGTGTTGCGACTGCCATGCATCAGATGGGGATCGAGGGCCTGCCACGCAATTACGAACTGGTCTATGAGGCCTATTCCGGGAGTAATCCGGATCTGGTGCGCGAATTCATCGCGCTGGGCAAGGTCAAGACCCAGGATTCGCTGGATGCCCTGGGCCGCAAATACCTGCCCCATCACCATGAAGACGGCCTTTTGGCCCGCCACAACAACAAGGTGCGCGCCGAAATGAGCAGCTTCATCAGCCTGCTCAACCAGGAAAAACTGTCGCTGACCGATTATGGCCGCCTGATCGGCGATGCCACCAAGGGCATCCTGACCGACACCGATCTTGGCAATCCGGAACTGAGCCGCTCTATTCAGGCGCTGAAGGCCGCCACCGACCAGCGCGTTGCCGAAAACAGCAATGTCGTCAAAACCGTTGTCGAAAAGACCGAGCAACTCGCCGATGTCCAGCGCGAGGCCGACCAAGTGGAACAGGCGAAATTCGTCGATGCCCTGACCGGCATGGGCAGCCGCCGCGCCTTCAACAAGGCGCTCGCAAAAGTCTATGCCAATCCGGCCCTGCCGACGCTCTGCGGCCTGGCGGTCGGTGAAATTGACGATTTCGCCAAGCTCGCCGATCATCTTGGCCCAACCGTCACCGAACGCTTCATCAAGCAGATTGCCAAGGTGGTAAAGGCCGTGGCCGGCAAGGACGACCTCGCCTGCCGCTTCGACGGTAGCCGCTTCGGCCTGCTGTTCTACACCTCCGATCAGGATGAAATCAGCCGCATCGTCAACGCCGTGCGCGTCAAGCTGAAGGCCACTGCCGTGGTCAATGCCGGCTCCAACGGCTCGCTTGCGGCGCTGACCATGTCCTTCGGCATCTGCCTTTCCGAACAGGCTCCCAACGCCTTCGACTTGATGAGTTATTCCGAGCGCGCCCTCACGGCCTCCAAATCCTCCGGCGGCGATACCGTGACCCTCTATGGCGTGACGGAAAACAGCTACGTGCCGAAGGATTGGCTGATCTACAAGCCGCATGTGGTGTGATGTAACAGTCTATCCAATAATCGCCGCTGGCCGTCTGCAAATGGCAATTTCTGCGCTTCCGGTACTCACGTACATTAAGTACGCTCCGTTCCGGTTCTCGAAATCACCATTTTCGCCAGGCCAGCAGCAATTCTTGAACAGACTGTAAAACCCCCGCTTAAACGACGGGTGACAGAGCAATTGCCTATAGCGCCGGGCCGAAAAGTCGATGCGTCAACCTAAAGTCGGTCAGGTTCAGGTTGAAACAGACAGACTTTAAGTTTCGTTGCTCTCGGTTGTCTTTTCGAGAAGACCGGTTTCCAATTTTCCCCGGCGAAAGTCTTTTCGCCCACATATTCGCGGCTTGTTTCTTCTGTATCGCGATACGTTCCTTCCACGGGGCATTCAGTTTGCTGCGCACCGCTCCCGCAGCAAATAGCGTCATAAGTGCAAAATAATTTAGCATCTCCTGTTTTGAGTGCATTAAATTAAGAGATGCTTAAGTTAATGTTTCCAATATTGGGTTGTTGCAGATGCATCTGCACGTTTAGAGCGTTTCATGAAATTCAGTGGTCTGCTTTATGACAATGCAGGCACCCTGTTGTCCGGATGGAATGATAGCCAGCCCGCAACGGCAAATCGGCAAAGGGGCTCTATCGGCCTTGAACCATCATGTGCGTTTGATGATCCGTTTGGCTTGGGGCCAGCGGATATCTCGATGCTATGATTTTTCTGATTTTGCGGGTCTTTCACACATCGCACCGTTCGTCTGTGGTCGCAGTCGCGGGGTTAGCTTTTGTCATCATGGGTGGGGGCGGTCAGCCCTATACGGGGAAAGACAATGTCGTTTTTATCAAATATCACCATCGCAAAGAAGATCTACATTGCCTCGGGGCTTGGGGTGGCCATGGTTGTGGGCATGGTTGCCAACCAGCAGTGGACGAACAGCACGATCAAGGCAGCGCAGGACATCGTATTGCGTGAGCAGACGGTTCTTGACGGTATCTCGGCCAGCGAGAAAGCGTTTGTCGAAATGAAGAGCGGCGTGCGCAACATCATGCTCGCACCCACCGCCAAGGAGGTTGATGACGAGCTGGCCGCGGTGAATAAATCAGCCCTCAACGGTCAAAACAGTCTGAAAGAGGCGATGCGCGTTGCTGAAAATCCGAGTGCGTTGCAGGCCATTTCGACAGGTCTCGGCGACTACGCAACGGCTTCCATCAAGATCAAGGATTTCGTCAAAGAGCAGCGGGCCCAACAAAGTCAGGACCTCGTCGCGCTAACTGCCCGCCGTGACCAATATACCAGACCGATTACCTCAAAACTCAACGAGTCCATTCAAAGCGCGGTTGCGGCGTCCCGCAAGGTAACGACAGATGCCCGCAGCTCTTTGCAAGCGACGGAAGCACGTTCCTCGACGATCAACGGTATGATCCAGATTTTGATTGTGCTGGTGTTGATAGCAACGGCTTTCGTGCTGCGCAGCACCGTGGTTTTGCCAATCAAAATGCTGGTTGAGGCGATGCACCGGCTTTCGTCCGGGGATACAACGCGGGCCACGGATTTTGGTCCGCGGCGCGACGAAATCGGCCTGATGTGCGATGCCGTTGAGGTTTTCCGGGAAGATGCCGTCGCAAAGCGTCAGCTGGAGGCTGATGCGGAAGCAGGCCGATTGCGCCTTGAGGAACAACGCAAGCAGGCGCAGTTGAAAGCCGAGGAAGATGCGCGGGAACGCTTGATGATTGCGACATCCGGCCTGGCCACGGGCCTGAAGCGCCTGGCGGATGGCGATCTGACCATTGAGCTGCGGGATGCATTTTCCGAGGAGTTTGAAGGCCTTCGCCACGATTTCAATCAATCTGTGCGCACACTTGGCCACACCATGGGTGCTATTCTGGAATCGGTCTCCAATATCAACAATGGTTCCACCGAGATTGCCTCTGGGGCTGGCGATCTTTCAAAGCGTACCGAACAGCAGGCGGCTTCTCTTGAGGAAACCTCCGCCGCTCTGGATGAAATCACCGTCAACGTCTCAAATTCTGCCAAGCGCACCCAGGAAGCGCGTGCTGTGGTGATCGAGGCCAATAAAGCGGCCCGTCAATCCGGCCAGGTGGTGGCCAACGCCGTCGATGCCATGCAGCGCATCGAGGCATCCTCCAGCCAGATCTCCAACATCATCGGGGTGATCGACGAAATTGCCTTCCAGACCAACCTTCTGGCCCTGAACGCAGGCGTTGAAGCCGCCCGTGCAGGCGAGGCGGGCAAGGGCTTTGCGGTGGTGGCTCAGGAAGTGCGCGAACTGGCGCAACGCTCGGCGCAGGCCGCCAAGGAAATCAAGGAACTGATCCGCAATTCCTCGGAGGAAGTGGGCAATGGCGTCACCCTCGTGCGTGATACCGGCAATGTCCTCAAAACCATCGAGGATTACGTCTCGACCGCCAACGGCCATATGGACGCAATTGCGACCTCGGCGCAGGAACAATCCGTAGGCCTCACCCAGGTCAACAGCGCGGTCAACCATATGGACCAGATGACCCAGCAAAACGCCGCCATGGTCGAAGAAACCACCGCTGCCAGCGCATCGCTGGCCGGCGAGGTCAACAAGCTTCGCCAATTGCTGGGCCAGTTCCAGATTGGCCGGAGTGCCGGGAATTCCGGCATGTCCTATGCGGCGTGAGGGTGGAGCAGGGCGTGACCGGGATGTCGTGTGACGCGGTTATGATATGCGGATGACGTGTCCCAAATGGCAAAAATAGACCCGCCATCCGATGCTATCGGATTGGCGGGTTTCGCTTGTCGTGTTCGTCTATACGATCAACTTTGGCGCTGGGCGAATTGACGATTTTGCAAAATCACCAAGCCTAACCTGCAAACCTAAATGCCTGTGTTCATTCAGGCGGCAAGGGCAGGCTTGTAACCAGCCATCTCATGTGATGATACAACCCGTATGAGCCTCAAAGCAAGAAATCCAAACTTGAGATACCATAGCAAATCTGGCTGTAGGTTCGCGGTTTGTGACCAAGTTTCGTTATGCTATTTCTAAACATAAGGTTGAAATCATTGTGGATATCCGCGCTAATTTTCTTTTGTGGCTTCGCTGGATACGGTAGATACCATCATAGGTAGTTAAGTATTCAGGAGGAAAAGGTGAGCGCCAAAGCTGATCAACTGGCGATTCTGAGGTATCTATATGAGCGTCTAGATAGCGGAGACTCGCGTTACTGCACTATAGCAACGATAAAGAAAAATACGGGGCTACAGAGCGCTAATCAATATTTACTAGCCTTGACCGACGATTTAGAGTCTGCCGGCATGGTGATCACACGTCAGGCATACCAAATGTCTGGGGGGAGATTATTTCAGATAACTGCTGCGGGGTATGATGCTGTAGCTACTGGAGATATTCCTGTAATAGTAGACAGTGCGGCATGGACTGGTCGCTTTAACTTGTCGGAATATCAAAAATCAGAGATTAGGCGAATCCTTGGAGAGATGCGGGTTGTTATTGAAACTGCCAAGCTGTCAAATGCTCGTACGGCAAATGCCATGGCATTGATAGAGTCAGCCGAAAAATTAATAGAGACCCCAGACCCACTTTGGCCTGAGATTATGCGTCTTCTGCGCTCTCCTGCAATTGCTGGTGTGGTGGGAATTGCGGGTCTCGTGTTGTCTCTCGTGCAGGTCGTTATGGCGGCGGCAGCTTCATAGCGGTGTGTTTTGCAGTCTGGTGAACAGCCGTGCAATCACTACCCACCCAAATCATCCCATGTCGCAATCCATATCTGCGATGTCGTAGGCCAAGGCGGCGTGGGTGGCGCGCTTGTGGCTAGATGGGAAAAAGCTCAAATCCTCTGAAAAACAATGGTTCTGATCCGAGTGATGGGTTAGAATCGAGGTTTGAAGGTATGGGCGGGTTATGAGGCATAGGTCGCGCTGTGCTGTCGCAGGTAGGCGGGTATGCCCCCTTTCTTTCGATGCTCCCGCGCCGGTTGGAAAACGAGGGTATCATGGATATCAACAGCACCGTTCTGCGCCAGCTGAAAAATCGCCGCGAAGGCTATAGTCTGGAACAGCCCTTCTATATCGACAAAGATTACTTCAAGCTCGATATGGAATTGATCTGGTATCGTGACTGGCTGTTCATGGGCCATGATTGCGAAATTCCGAGAGCTGGCAATTATTTTACCGTGCAGATCGGTGATTATCCTGTCGTCGTTGTGCGCGGGCGCGATGGGGTGATCCGTGCGTTCCACAATACCTGTCGCCATCGCGGCCACCGGGTCTGCACACAGGAGCGCGGCGCATCTGCAAAGCTCGTCTGTCCCTATCACCAGTGGACCTATGATCTGGATGGATCGCTGGTGTTTGCCCGCCAGATGGGCGAGGATTTCGACAAGAGCCAGCACGGCATGAAGCCGGTCGCTTGCGAAAGCTTTGGCGGCTATATCTTCATCTGTCTGGCAGAGGTGCCGGAGGATTTCGCCAGCTACCGCGCTACAGCCTTGCCCTATCTTCAGCCGCACCGGCTTGCCGAAGCTAAGATTGCCCATCGCAACACCATTGTCGAAAAGGGCAATTGGAAGCTGGTCTGGGAAAACAACCGGGAATGCTACCATTGCGCCGGCAATCACCCGGAATTGTGCCGCACCTATCCGGAAGCGCCAAGCGCCACCGGCGTGCAGGGCGCGGGTGACGATCCTGTGATTACCGAGCACTGGCAGCGCTGCGAGGCGGCAAACCTGCCCAGCGCCTTCACCATGCATCAGAGCGGCCAGTTCCGCGTCGCCCGCATGCCGCTGATTCAGGATGCCGAAAGCTATACGATGGATGGCAAGCGGGCCGTCAAGCGCCCGTTGTCGGATGATGTGACCATCTCCCATATCGGCACGATGCTGATGTTCCACTATCCGACCACCTGGAACCATCTGCTTGGTGACCACGCCATTACCTTCCGGGTGCTGCCGCTGAGCGCCGAGGAAACCGCCGTCACCACCACCTGGCTGGTGCATAAGGATGCGGTGGAAGGCGTGGATTACAATCTCCACGACCTGACCCATGTCTGGAACATGACCAACGATCAGGATCGGTCGATTGTCGAGGAAAATGCCTTTGGCATTCGTTCGCCCGCTTATGAGCCCGGCCCCTATTCGCCCGATCATGAAGGCGGCGTGATGCAGTTCGTCGAATGGTATGCCAATTTCATGGTGGACCGTCTGGGAGGCGATAAATCCGCGCAGAAATCCCCCTTGTCGGTCGTGGCCTGATCATGGCGGTGGACAAGATCTATCGGCATGTCGATGAGATGCGGCCCTGGTCGGACCGGGAACATCTGCTGGAATGCGTGGCCTGGACGCCGGAAGCGCCTGACGTGATGACCTTCACCTTCAAGTCGGACAGGCCGGGCCATTGGTTCCGCTATCTGCCCGGCCAGTTCGTGACGCTGGAACTGCCGGTCGGTCCAGAACCTGTGATGCGCACCTATACGCTGTCTTCCAGCCCGTCGCGGCCCTATACGGTGGCGGTGACGGTCAAGGCGCAGAAGGACAGTATCGGCACCCGCTGGATGTTTGAAAACCTCAAGCCCGGCATGAAGATCAAGGCCTTCGGGCCGCTCGGCGATTTTTCCTATGTGAAACATCCGGGCGAGAAATATTTGTTCATCTCGGCGGGCTCCGGCATTACTCCGATGATGTCGATGACCCGCGACATGGCCGACCGCCAGCCGGATAGCGACATCGCCTTCATCCACTGCGCTCGCTCACCTGACGACATTATTTTCCGCTGGGAACTGGAATATAAGGCCCGTTATCTGCCCTTCTTCCAGCTTGGCTTCATTGTCGAGCAATTGCAGCGCTCGCAGCTCTGGTCTGGTCTGCGCGGCTTTATCGACAAGGCGAAAATCGGCCTGTTGGCACCGGATTTTCTCGATCGCACGGTGTTTTGCTGCGGGCCGGAACCGTTCATGGCCACAGTCAGGGAATCGCTGGCCGGTGCCGGGTTCGACATGAGCCGTTACCACGAGGAAACCTTCCAGCCGGTGGCGCCCGAGCCGATGGTGGTGGTAGCCGATCCGACGGGCGAGGTGAAGCCGCATAAGGTCGCCTTCACGCTAGCGGGCAAGGAAGCGCTGTGCGAGCCGGGCTTTACCGTGCTGCAAGCCGCCCGCTCCATCGGCGTGCGCATCGGTGCCGCCTGCGAATCCGGTCTCTGTGGCACCTGCCGGGTGATGAAGCTGTCGGGCGACGTGGACATGAACCACAATGGCGGCATTCTCGATGACGAAATCGAGGAAGGCTATATCCTCGCCTGCTGCTCCCGTCCGACAGGCGACGTCGAAATCGAGGTCTGATCCGAAGGATCAGACCTGGCTTGTGTCACATGCTGGCGATGATCTTGCGCAGTGCCGAGGTGCGTGCGCCCAAGAGCAGCACGTTTTTCAGCGCCACTTTCGGATCGCTGGTGCGAAACAGCAGGCCGTCTTCGCGGATCGAGCGATCCACGGTCATTTCGCGTTTGGCTTTGTCAGGTTTCAGCGCTACGGCAAAATACATCCGGCCATATTGCGGCGTGATCTTCTGGAAGAAACTGTCCTCGCCGCCGACCTCGGCATTGAAATTGGCGAAATAGAAAGCCCATTTCACATCGGCATATTGGGCGAAATTCGACCGCGAGGCCGTGACATGACAGTAACCCAGATGCGGAATATCCTGAAGTGTCTGGTGAAATAGCAGTTTGGGAAAGCGGATGGACTTGTGAAAGCCGTTGATGCGCTGATGGGTGGTCTCTGCCGCCGCTTCCAGCCGACGTGCGGTGCGCACGGCCACTTCCTCGTGGGTCAGATAGCGCTTCTCGTCGGCCAGCCAGTCGTCCTCATCGCGGATGATCTTGCCGGTCCGCAAGAATTCGCTGTGGACGGCCTTGGGAGGCTTGTTTTCCAGAGCCGTCGTTTTGGGGGCGGCATAATATCTCAATTTGGACATCGAACGCACTCTCCACACAAAGGATGACGAGCTGCCGCATTGGCTGTCGCCCAAGTGAATGACCGGATACACGTAAATTACCGGATGCTTGTTAAAAGAAACTTTCCCAAGCTTTAGGCCGGCTGCGTTTCGCGAGGCTTGTCTGGCAGCGGACAGATGAGTGGTAGATGTATTAATCGCCGGTTCATCCGCACCTGGCTAGGGTGAGGGCAATAAGGGTAAGTATTGCCGTTCCGTATCATGCGTCTAATAACTGTGATGAGACGTGATCTGGACAGGCGAGCTTCTCCTCCCTATCTCTATTGATCATATGGAGACGACGATCATGACCTTCATCAAACGCGTTGCAGTGGCCGGTACGGCATTGGCTGTTCTGGCAACATCTTTTATATCCGCCGATGCCATGCCTCTGAACACATTGCAGCCAGTGGCGCAATCTGCTGTTCCGGTGGAGCAGGTCCAGTGGCGCGGCTATGACGATGGTTACGGACGTGGCGGTGGCTATTACCGTGGCTACCGGGGTTACGATGGCCCGCGCCCTGGTTACCGCCGTCACCATGATGGCCATTGGTATCCGCTGGCAGCCTTTGCCGCCGGTGCGTTGATCGGTGGGGCCATCGCCTCGCAGCCACGCCCGGCACCCGCGGCACCTGCCTATAGCAATGGCATCAATCCGCGCCATTACGATTGGTGTGCCGGTCGCTACCGCAGCTATGATTCCTACAGCAATACGTTCGTGACCTATAGCGGCGTGCGCCAGCAGTGCTACTCGCCTTATTATTAAGCGAAATTCTTCACTGATAAAACGCCCGGTGCTGGTTGCGCCGGGCGTTTTGCGTTTTCAGAGAATTCTGGCACGCCTCAGAATAAACCAGGCGAGAAAGATCGACCCGAGGATGAAGGCAATCGCATAGGCCGATCCTTCCGGCCCGCTGGTAAAGGGGAGATGCGAGGTGTTCATTCCGAAAAAGCCTGTCACCAGCGATGGCGGCAAGAGGAAGGCCGTCATCAGCGACAGGATGTAGAGATGCCGGTTGGTCTCGGAGGAGAGCTTGCTGTCGATTTCTTCATGCAGCAGCCGGGCGCGCTCATGCAGCGCGTAGACATCGTGGTCGGCGGCTTCCAGCCGGTTGGTCAGGCGGCTCGCCACATCTTCGAAACCGGCGGGCATTTCGTCCTCATCCACGGCATTGGCGCGCCGCATCATGCTCAACATTCCCCGCAAATGCCGATGCAGCCGCACGATCACCCGGCGCAGCGGCGCAAGCTGGGTGCGCTCGTCGCGCATGTCCTCATCATAGACGACATCCTCAATGCGGTTGATCTCTTCCATCAGTTCCAGCACCAGCGCCATGATGCCGCGCTGAAACTCCGCCACCAGCACTTCATAGACCTGCATGGGCGAGGCGAATTTCGCCGGGTTTTTCTCGATAGCACCGCGCAAAATATCCACCGAGCGGATCGGTTGCAGCCGTGTGGTGATGATGAACCGGTCGGACAGCGCAAAATGCAGCCAGCCGATGTCACGGGTGGCGGCGGCAAATTCGCGCTGAAAATCCACCAGCGTCCCATAGATCAGTTGCTCGTCCACCGAGAGTGCTGCGTGATGTTCATGATTGATCAGCGCGGCGCGAGCGGCTTCGCTCAGGCCCGGAAACTGTTCGATAAAGCCGGGTACCCGCACATCGGCAAGATTGAGGTGCAGCCAGAGAAACCCCTGTTCCGGCATCAGGCCCGTCAGTGTCGCATCCATCGGCAGGCGCGTGGCGCTCTGATGGCGGGCGTCGATATGATAGGCCCATACTAAGCCGGGAATGGGGGTGGTCGCTGTCAGCATGGGTATTGAACTTCCTCGCGTCGCGGTTATTCCAAGGCTTGCGGCCTACCCTATATGCTCCGATTGTGACGCCCGGATCAACTGGCGGGAATGCCCGAATGAGCTTGCGATTTATTGACGTTTACGTAAAAATCAATTAGCTGGAGTGTCAGGAACTGTCCGGGTCGGGAGTGGCCCGCTGCAAGCCGGGATTTGGCGGAGGAGAATGCGATGTACAAGGCCCCCGTGGAGGAAATTGCCTTTACCCTGAAACAGGTTGCTGGCATGGCGCAGGCGTTGGAAGAGGGCCGGTTTGGCGATCTTTCCGAGGATTTGACCGATGCCATTCTGGAGGAGGCTGGTCGGTTTGCTGCCAATGAGATCGCACCGCTGGCCGCAAATGGCGACCGGCAGGGCGCGAAACTGGTGGATGGCAAGGTACAATTGCCGGATGGCTGGGCCGATCTCTATCGCCGCTGGGCTGAAGGTGGTTGGAACGGGCTGGTGGCCGAGGAACGCTATGGCGGACAAGGCCTGCCGCATCTGCTCAACGTTGCGGCGCTGGAAATGTGGAATGCTGGCTCGATGGGCTTTGCACTGGGGCCAGTTCTGACCATGGGTGCTTCAGAGGCATTGACCGCCCATGGCAGCGAGGCACTGAAGGAAAAATTCCTGCACAGAATGGTCTCCGGTGAATGGATGGCCAGCATGAATCTCACCGAGCCCCATGCAGGCTCTGATCTGGGTGTGATGAAAACCCGCGCCGAGCGCCAAAACGATGGCACCTATCGGATTTTCGGTCAGAAGATTTACATCACCTGGGGTGAACACGACGCCACAGACAATATCATCCACCTGGTTCTGGCACGGCTTCCCGATGCGCCTGCGGGTACACGCGGCATCTCGCTGTTTCTGGTGCCGAAATTCCTGGTGAATGACGATGGCTCGCTTGGCGCGCGCAATGACCTGTTTTGCCATTCGCTGGAGCATAAGCTGGGCATTCACGGCTCTCCCACCTGCACGATGATTTTTGGCGATGGCCGGTTTGGCGATGATCCGGGCGCGATTGGCTACGTGATCGGCGAGGAAAACAAGGGCCTCGCCTGCATGTTCACGATGATGAACAATGCGCGGCTGGCCGTCGGCATGCAGGGCGTGGCGATTGCCGAAGCTGCCACCCAGCTTGCCACCGCCTATGCGCGGGAGCGCACCCAAGGCAAGGCCCCCGGCTGGACCGGTGCGGGCATGAGCCCGATCATCGAGCATCCGGATGTCGCCCGCACGCTTTTGACCATGAAGGCGTTGACCCAAGGGGCGC
It encodes the following:
- a CDS encoding L-threonylcarbamoyladenylate synthase, encoding MAKRLSVITSPEPAIRAAVPLLEAGEVIAMPTETVYGLAADATNPQAITRIYETKGRPQFNPLICHVADLAMAERYGLFDPLSRQLAERFWPGPLTLIVPLAPGSGIHPLATAGLDTVGLRMPLGFAATLIAAFGKPLAAPSANTSGKISPTTAAHVEEDLGAKIPLILDAEAAGVGVESTILKVEDGQIRLLRPGGLSVEAVEDATGLRVIRPQKAGAIIEAPGMLASHYAPEAAVRLNATSVFADEAVITFGAAAPQGLEKAALVLNLSASGDLTEAAANLFSFMKRADASGAARIAFTAIPTHGLGDAINDRLERAAAPR
- a CDS encoding methyl-accepting chemotaxis protein; amino-acid sequence: MSFLSNITIAKKIYIASGLGVAMVVGMVANQQWTNSTIKAAQDIVLREQTVLDGISASEKAFVEMKSGVRNIMLAPTAKEVDDELAAVNKSALNGQNSLKEAMRVAENPSALQAISTGLGDYATASIKIKDFVKEQRAQQSQDLVALTARRDQYTRPITSKLNESIQSAVAASRKVTTDARSSLQATEARSSTINGMIQILIVLVLIATAFVLRSTVVLPIKMLVEAMHRLSSGDTTRATDFGPRRDEIGLMCDAVEVFREDAVAKRQLEADAEAGRLRLEEQRKQAQLKAEEDARERLMIATSGLATGLKRLADGDLTIELRDAFSEEFEGLRHDFNQSVRTLGHTMGAILESVSNINNGSTEIASGAGDLSKRTEQQAASLEETSAALDEITVNVSNSAKRTQEARAVVIEANKAARQSGQVVANAVDAMQRIEASSSQISNIIGVIDEIAFQTNLLALNAGVEAARAGEAGKGFAVVAQEVRELAQRSAQAAKEIKELIRNSSEEVGNGVTLVRDTGNVLKTIEDYVSTANGHMDAIATSAQEQSVGLTQVNSAVNHMDQMTQQNAAMVEETTAASASLAGEVNKLRQLLGQFQIGRSAGNSGMSYAA
- a CDS encoding FAD-binding oxidoreductase; this encodes MTDMPLSAALLDRFIAIVGAANALTDQADITPYLTENRGLYHGASPLVLKPGSTEEVSKILALASETKSPIVPVSGGTGLVGGQVPRDNSSDILLSLERMNKVREVDPVGNVIVADAGCILADIQKAAADVHRLFPLSLGSEGSCRIGGNLATNAGGTAVLVYGNMRQLCLGLEVVLPTGEIWNGLRRLKKDNSGYDLRDLFIGAEGTLGVITGAVLKLYPQPLGHEVAFVGLKSPVEALALFEKASALCGPALTGFELMPRIGVDFTSRHIPNVRDPLASVHDWYVLVDIATSDAVETARTMMHDVLEQGVEAGLIEDAVVAGSVAQQKALWHMRESMSDAQKPEGGSIKHDVSVPIAQVPAFMRQAEEAVLAAMPGARVCAFGHLGDGNIHYNISQPVGADKAQFIGRWREINKVVHDIVRAHGGSISAEHGVGQLKRQELAQTRPDIETVLMTRIKHAFDPAGIMNPGKVVPG
- a CDS encoding GGDEF domain-containing protein → MQPMKNPASSIALRVATAMHQMGIEGLPRNYELVYEAYSGSNPDLVREFIALGKVKTQDSLDALGRKYLPHHHEDGLLARHNNKVRAEMSSFISLLNQEKLSLTDYGRLIGDATKGILTDTDLGNPELSRSIQALKAATDQRVAENSNVVKTVVEKTEQLADVQREADQVEQAKFVDALTGMGSRRAFNKALAKVYANPALPTLCGLAVGEIDDFAKLADHLGPTVTERFIKQIAKVVKAVAGKDDLACRFDGSRFGLLFYTSDQDEISRIVNAVRVKLKATAVVNAGSNGSLAALTMSFGICLSEQAPNAFDLMSYSERALTASKSSGGDTVTLYGVTENSYVPKDWLIYKPHVV